The window TCAAGTGAGTGGCTCAATCTGTGATGTAACCTCTCGTCCTCAGAGAGAAACGTTAATACAAAAAGTGTCCGCGCTATTCGATGGCAAACTCAACATTCTTGTAAGTAAATGATCTTACAATAGAAACAACTAAGAAAACTTGGAGAAAACCGTCTTGTTTTTCAACGTAGGTGAACAATGTGGGCGTACTTCGTGGGAAGCCAACAACAGAATATGTTGCAGAGGATTTCACTTTCCACATCTCAACAAACTTAGAACCTGCTTTCCATTTTTCCCAGCTTTCACATCCTCTTCTAAAGGCTTCAGGCTACGGAAGCATCATCTTCATTTCCTCGGTTGCAGGAATTGTATCAGTTGACTGTGGATCCATTTATGGTCTAACAAAAGGTAACTAGAGGTACTACTAGGTGCAGTTCAAGACTGGCTAATCAAcaaagagttttttttaatgttttggttatttattttacaGGAGCTTTGAATCAGCTAACTAGAAATTTGGCGTGTGAATGGGCAAAAGATGGTATAAGATCCAACGCTGTTTCGCCTAATGTTATAAGGACTCCTCTGTCCCAATCTGTAAGTAAAAGAAAGACAATtcgttttaaatatatatatatatatatttttttttttttttttttgtgaatataATTATCTCAGTTTCTCTAATCATCTGTCTATTTGTGTTTCTTAAAGTATCTTGACAACGTTGGTTACAAAGAAGGATTGTTCAATAGAACTCCACTGGGTCGCGCTGCAGAGCCCAATGACGTTGCATCACTAGTGGTATTCTTGTGTCTACCTGCAGCTTCTTATATCACTGGTCAAACCATTTGTGTTGATGGAGGTTTCACTGTTAATGGCTTCTCCTATCAACCACATGCTTGAATCAGAGAATTTGCTTTGTTTTCCC of the Brassica rapa cultivar Chiifu-401-42 chromosome A03, CAAS_Brap_v3.01, whole genome shotgun sequence genome contains:
- the LOC103858277 gene encoding tropinone reductase homolog At2g29310; this translates as MDKRWSLQGMTALVTGGASGVGYAIVEELASFGARIHVCDISETFLNQSLSEWEKKGFQVSGSICDVTSRPQRETLIQKVSALFDGKLNILVNNVGVLRGKPTTEYVAEDFTFHISTNLEPAFHFSQLSHPLLKASGYGSIIFISSVAGIVSVDCGSIYGLTKGALNQLTRNLACEWAKDGIRSNAVSPNVIRTPLSQSYLDNVGYKEGLFNRTPLGRAAEPNDVASLVVFLCLPAASYITGQTICVDGGFTVNGFSYQPHA